One region of Mucilaginibacter gotjawali genomic DNA includes:
- a CDS encoding STAS domain-containing protein: MLQNKKKNILEFWMKNQLADEGLREDLISNDELRSQSEELITALVSNLSGDNFTNLDADEWSPVIEILGGIAITRARQGFSPRETGNFVFSLKEAILDVLQQEITNDPMALFKESQKVNRLMDNLSVVTFETFIKGREEVILRQTDEITEISTPVIRVWDGILALPIIGTLDSARTQIVMENLLQEIVETGSSIAILDISGVPAVDSLVAQHLIKTVSATRLMGAECIISGIRPEIAQTVVHLGIDLSNIITKATLASALAYSFKVMRLEVRKINTVTKF, encoded by the coding sequence GTGCTACAAAACAAGAAAAAAAACATCCTTGAATTCTGGATGAAGAATCAACTGGCTGATGAAGGTTTACGTGAAGACCTGATTAGTAACGACGAACTACGGAGCCAGTCAGAAGAGTTAATTACTGCTTTAGTAAGTAATTTATCCGGTGATAACTTCACTAACCTGGATGCTGATGAATGGAGCCCGGTCATTGAAATTTTAGGGGGTATCGCCATAACCCGTGCACGCCAGGGTTTTAGCCCGCGCGAAACAGGAAATTTCGTTTTCTCTTTAAAGGAGGCCATATTGGACGTACTTCAACAGGAAATCACCAATGATCCGATGGCGCTTTTTAAAGAAAGTCAAAAAGTTAATCGCCTGATGGACAATCTGAGTGTTGTCACCTTCGAAACTTTTATCAAAGGGCGTGAGGAAGTTATTTTACGTCAAACGGATGAGATTACGGAAATTTCAACCCCGGTTATCCGCGTATGGGATGGTATTTTGGCCCTGCCGATCATTGGAACTTTAGATAGCGCACGTACACAGATAGTTATGGAGAACCTGCTGCAGGAGATCGTAGAAACTGGTTCGAGTATCGCTATCCTTGACATTTCGGGTGTTCCGGCGGTGGATTCACTGGTCGCTCAACACCTGATCAAAACAGTAAGCGCTACCCGTTTGATGGGTGCCGAATGTATCATCAGCGGTATCCGTCCAGAAATTGCGCAAACTGTGGTACACCTGGGTATCGACCTGTCTAATATCATCACAAAGGCAACGTTGGCCAGTGCGCTGGCTTATTCCTTTAAAGTGATGCGACTGGAGGTGAGAAAAATTAATACCGTCACAAAATTTTAA
- a CDS encoding MBL fold metallo-hydrolase, with protein sequence MIKNFLWAGMTALSLMVMAGCGLVKSMGEDPKGDELARLDTLPNYKNGSFENLAEKANSSAKHNRWLFLRRRPASIRPASPLPWIKTDLRTLAEPAPTVVWFGHSSLLIKTGQGNILIDPVFSNHAGPVPGLVTAFPGTGHYHAKDMPTIDVLIISHDHYDHLDYRTLIKLKDKIKMAVVPMGVGEDLIYWGFDPKRIIELNWNQSTTLNSGLRITATPAQHRSNRTYGQDNKTLWASYVIQAGNYRLFYGGDGGYGAYFKKIGLQYGPFDLALLECGQYSPNWPWTHLWFGQAAQAAVDLHASLLQPIHWGKFVEADQPWNEPIKTLLPAAEKLGIQVNVPRIGEPYTLGNPPDKVDWWDSE encoded by the coding sequence ATGATTAAAAATTTTTTGTGGGCTGGGATGACTGCGCTGTCGTTGATGGTTATGGCTGGTTGTGGTTTGGTAAAATCAATGGGTGAAGATCCTAAGGGTGATGAACTTGCCCGTTTGGATACACTGCCCAATTACAAAAACGGCAGTTTTGAAAATCTGGCAGAAAAAGCTAATTCATCCGCCAAACATAACCGGTGGCTTTTTCTGCGTCGCCGTCCAGCAAGTATCAGACCGGCTTCCCCGTTGCCATGGATCAAAACTGATCTGCGGACACTGGCGGAGCCTGCACCAACTGTTGTTTGGTTCGGGCATTCGTCGTTACTGATCAAAACCGGGCAGGGTAATATACTGATCGATCCTGTTTTTAGCAACCATGCCGGACCGGTACCCGGATTGGTAACCGCATTTCCGGGCACCGGGCATTATCATGCGAAGGATATGCCGACAATAGACGTGCTGATCATCTCCCATGACCACTATGACCACCTGGATTACCGGACATTAATAAAATTAAAAGACAAAATTAAAATGGCGGTTGTGCCGATGGGGGTCGGCGAAGACCTTATATACTGGGGCTTTGATCCTAAAAGGATCATTGAACTCAACTGGAATCAATCCACTACGTTAAATAGCGGCCTCCGTATTACCGCTACGCCGGCGCAGCACAGAAGCAACCGTACTTATGGGCAGGACAATAAAACACTCTGGGCATCATACGTGATACAGGCAGGCAATTACCGGCTTTTTTACGGTGGCGATGGCGGCTATGGCGCTTATTTTAAAAAGATCGGGCTGCAATATGGCCCCTTCGACCTGGCGCTGCTGGAATGCGGCCAATATAGCCCGAACTGGCCGTGGACACACTTGTGGTTTGGGCAGGCCGCCCAGGCTGCTGTTGACTTGCACGCCAGTTTGCTGCAACCCATTCATTGGGGTAAGTTTGTGGAAGCCGACCAACCCTGGAACGAGCCTATAAAAACATTGCTGCCCGCTGCTGAAAAACTAGGGATCCAGGTAAATGTCCCGCGTATCGGCGAGCCCTATACATTGGGGAATCCTCCTGACAAGGTGGACTGGTGGGATTCAGAGTAA
- a CDS encoding sensor histidine kinase has product MIKIVSISLENEMDLVLAHKRSMKVAERLGLTIATQTTFATAVSEIARTVIEHTDDGLLDIGLEQNKTRYNLVAKVTFNKDILFTNADAGFYYAQKLVPEFELKETETGNLITMKMSLPRSLKLEPVKINLLKSDFAEELPINAYEDIKQRHATLNKIATEQEEELRQSKLVDEKKTEFISIASHELKTPMTILKAYTQMAKATAEPMSEHLLGLLNKIDLQSNKLMTLVQQLLDISKIENGNLQYNMSAVSVNTFLHDQVAVMRHILPYHKFVTNFGEDADVLIDELRLEQVLANLLGNAGKYSDKYTDILISTSLLIDKGVIMVSITDQGRGMTAETTASIFNKFYRAKDVLKSHTGLGVGLFITSKIITDHQGEIWVESADGNGSTFYFTIPLATKI; this is encoded by the coding sequence ATGATTAAAATAGTATCGATTTCATTAGAAAATGAAATGGACCTGGTACTGGCACATAAACGGTCCATGAAGGTTGCCGAACGGCTGGGCCTGACTATTGCCACACAAACCACGTTTGCTACCGCCGTATCAGAAATTGCACGAACCGTGATAGAACATACGGACGACGGATTGCTGGATATCGGGCTGGAACAAAACAAAACGCGCTATAACCTGGTAGCTAAGGTTACCTTTAACAAAGATATCCTGTTTACCAACGCAGATGCCGGATTTTATTATGCGCAGAAACTGGTACCAGAGTTTGAATTGAAAGAAACTGAGACGGGAAACCTTATCACCATGAAGATGAGTTTGCCCCGTTCTCTGAAGCTTGAACCTGTAAAAATAAATCTGCTAAAAAGTGATTTTGCGGAAGAACTGCCCATAAATGCTTATGAGGATATTAAACAACGCCATGCAACGCTAAACAAGATAGCGACTGAACAGGAAGAGGAGCTTCGCCAATCAAAATTGGTTGACGAGAAGAAGACGGAATTTATTTCTATTGCAAGCCACGAACTCAAAACCCCAATGACCATTTTGAAAGCTTATACACAAATGGCAAAAGCAACAGCAGAACCGATGAGTGAACATTTGCTGGGCCTGTTAAATAAAATAGATCTTCAGTCCAATAAATTAATGACGCTTGTGCAGCAACTATTGGATATCTCAAAGATTGAGAACGGCAATCTGCAGTACAATATGAGTGCTGTAAGCGTAAATACCTTTCTTCACGATCAGGTGGCTGTAATGCGGCACATTTTGCCATATCATAAATTTGTTACCAATTTTGGTGAGGATGCTGATGTTTTAATAGATGAATTACGATTAGAGCAGGTACTTGCCAATTTATTAGGTAATGCGGGCAAATACTCGGATAAGTATACCGATATATTAATAAGTACCTCGTTGTTAATTGACAAGGGGGTGATTATGGTAAGTATCACCGATCAGGGTCGCGGTATGACGGCCGAAACCACCGCATCAATTTTTAATAAGTTCTACAGGGCTAAAGATGTGCTAAAAAGCCATACAGGGCTTGGTGTGGGTTTATTTATCACATCAAAAATAATCACCGATCATCAGGGTGAGATATGGGTTGAAAGCGCAGACGGAAATGGATCTACATTTTATTTCACCATACCCTTAGCTACTAAAATATAA
- a CDS encoding DUF5686 family protein: MSFIRRIWLVAPSFYNSSIHYYLKGFTNILLKVVCCICPLLLTLNASGQQTDTTKTIPNGVAGQKDTLNQFTTVTGQVTDAAGKPLMYVTVSLNGSTYATSTDSLGKFSLTRPGAFAKVTFSHVGFQAVVKTIKPGQVNKLRISMPGSQTQLKGVFITSPRKQRYRNKDNPAVSLIRQIIDHKNENRMESAAYLQYSQYERIGLSFFNLPQKFINSKFFGKYKFMLDTTANVNGQKQTLLPVLQSEKLYDVYYRRQPEKNIQVLNAEKGVNIVQFIDTAGVQVYLNQLYGNNLDIYQNNIFIISSQFLSPIADHSPNFYKFFIADTISTPAGKQIEVAFTPRIKGDVLFDGKLTVTLDGHYAITACEMNINGQINVSFLRSMKIKLNFVRQPDGRYYLSKSDVNADFGIYRTKGWGVIGERTVSYSNYKPAVAQPEAFYNGKPEQVAPRTFNTDSTWWAAHRTDTLSKQQAQVYSNLHRLEQMAPYKRTMWWLSTLTGGYADTGPVQIGPVGRFFSFNSQEGIRFEGGGRTTPKFDSTLYLQGYGAIGTKDKKIKVDAIAYIALNKTAPYRFPNDYFRVSYLYDVDVPGHTFSITNKQGAFSSFQRGKTNYWLYSGIFELQYAKDFENHFSYNFTFKNWNQSPAAQLVYQMNDDAGTLVHKLTTSELDLHLRYAPNEQIIQGTQERHSIHNKYPIFDLQLNRGFRGFMHGAYAYTDIGLNMYKRFYFSQLGYSDVTVIGGYVQGKVPFPLLNISPANQTFAYNRDAYNEMNYLEFVSDHYAGINITHTFNGFLLNKIPLIQHLKWREYLSAKILYGGLRAENNPALTQGLFRLPPATNGAYGTYALGSTPYIEAGAGVGNIFKFFRVDLIRRFNYLSHPGAAVYGIKFSFQPEF; the protein is encoded by the coding sequence TTGTCATTTATTCGCCGCATTTGGCTGGTTGCGCCGTCTTTTTACAACAGCAGCATCCATTATTATTTAAAAGGGTTTACTAACATTCTTTTAAAAGTGGTTTGCTGCATTTGCCCCTTATTACTTACCCTTAATGCTTCAGGCCAGCAAACCGACACCACCAAAACTATCCCGAATGGTGTTGCAGGACAAAAAGATACCCTCAACCAATTTACTACAGTTACCGGGCAGGTAACGGATGCTGCCGGAAAGCCGCTAATGTATGTTACCGTAAGCTTAAATGGCAGCACTTATGCTACCAGCACCGATTCGCTGGGGAAATTTAGTTTGACCAGGCCTGGCGCTTTTGCAAAAGTTACGTTTTCGCATGTGGGCTTTCAGGCTGTTGTAAAGACGATAAAGCCCGGCCAGGTAAATAAGTTGCGTATCAGTATGCCCGGAAGCCAAACTCAGCTAAAGGGCGTGTTTATTACCTCCCCCAGGAAGCAGCGGTACCGTAACAAGGACAACCCGGCGGTGTCGCTCATCCGGCAAATAATTGATCATAAAAACGAAAACCGGATGGAAAGCGCTGCTTACCTGCAATACAGCCAGTACGAACGCATTGGCCTTTCGTTTTTTAATCTCCCGCAAAAGTTTATTAACAGCAAGTTTTTCGGCAAGTATAAGTTTATGCTGGACACAACGGCCAATGTTAACGGGCAAAAACAAACCTTGCTGCCGGTGCTGCAAAGCGAAAAGTTGTATGACGTGTATTACCGCAGGCAGCCCGAAAAAAACATCCAGGTGCTTAATGCTGAAAAAGGGGTAAACATTGTTCAGTTTATCGATACCGCCGGGGTACAGGTGTATTTAAACCAATTGTATGGCAATAACCTTGACATTTACCAAAACAACATTTTTATTATTTCCAGCCAGTTTTTAAGCCCCATAGCCGACCATTCGCCAAACTTTTATAAGTTTTTCATCGCCGATACCATCAGCACACCCGCAGGTAAACAAATTGAGGTGGCCTTTACACCGCGCATTAAAGGTGATGTGCTTTTTGACGGAAAATTAACTGTGACACTGGATGGGCACTACGCCATTACCGCGTGCGAGATGAACATTAACGGGCAGATCAACGTGAGTTTTTTGCGCAGCATGAAGATCAAACTCAATTTTGTCCGGCAGCCTGACGGCAGGTATTATTTAAGCAAGAGCGATGTAAACGCCGATTTTGGGATTTACAGGACTAAAGGCTGGGGCGTTATCGGCGAGCGGACAGTCTCATACAGCAACTATAAGCCCGCCGTGGCACAGCCGGAGGCATTCTACAACGGCAAACCGGAGCAGGTAGCGCCCCGTACCTTCAACACGGATAGCACCTGGTGGGCCGCCCACCGTACCGATACATTAAGCAAACAGCAGGCACAGGTTTACAGCAACCTGCATAGGCTGGAGCAAATGGCGCCTTACAAACGCACCATGTGGTGGCTGTCAACACTTACCGGTGGCTATGCCGATACGGGGCCGGTACAAATAGGGCCGGTAGGACGCTTTTTTTCATTCAACAGCCAGGAGGGGATTCGTTTTGAGGGCGGGGGACGCACTACGCCAAAATTCGACAGCACGCTCTACCTGCAGGGCTATGGCGCCATCGGCACAAAGGATAAAAAAATTAAGGTTGACGCAATCGCTTATATCGCGCTGAATAAAACTGCACCCTACCGTTTCCCGAATGATTATTTCAGGGTGAGTTATTTGTATGATGTTGATGTGCCGGGGCATACCTTTTCCATCACCAACAAACAGGGAGCGTTTTCATCCTTCCAACGCGGAAAAACAAACTACTGGCTTTACAGCGGCATTTTCGAACTGCAATATGCAAAGGATTTTGAGAACCATTTTTCGTATAACTTCACCTTTAAAAACTGGAACCAGTCGCCGGCGGCGCAATTGGTTTATCAAATGAACGATGATGCCGGCACCCTTGTGCACAAACTAACTACCAGCGAACTCGACCTGCACCTGCGCTATGCACCAAACGAGCAAATTATACAGGGCACACAGGAACGGCACAGCATCCACAACAAATACCCTATTTTCGATCTTCAGCTGAACCGCGGGTTCAGGGGGTTTATGCATGGCGCATACGCCTATACCGATATCGGCCTCAATATGTATAAGCGGTTCTATTTTTCGCAGCTGGGCTATTCGGATGTTACTGTTATTGGCGGCTACGTACAGGGCAAGGTACCTTTCCCGCTGCTTAATATCAGCCCGGCCAATCAAACCTTTGCCTATAACCGGGATGCCTATAACGAGATGAACTACCTGGAATTTGTGAGCGACCATTACGCAGGCATCAACATCACCCACACGTTCAACGGTTTTTTGCTGAACAAGATCCCGCTGATACAACACCTCAAATGGCGCGAATACCTATCGGCCAAAATACTATATGGCGGCCTGCGTGCCGAAAATAACCCGGCATTAACGCAGGGCCTTTTTCGCCTTCCGCCCGCTACCAATGGCGCCTATGGAACCTACGCGCTTGGCAGCACGCCTTACATTGAAGCCGGGGCGGGCGTAGGCAACATCTTTAAATTTTTCCGGGTCGATCTCATCCGGAGGTTCAATTACCTCAGCCACCCCGGCGCCGCAGTATATGGGATCAAGTTTAGTTTCCAACCGGAGTTTTAG
- a CDS encoding DUF3943 domain-containing protein, producing MNLYNLKRTLFVTLLSCVGLLARPYIALSQFSIINRSLKDSTRPPVPDTLLVKKRFGHAALQFGMAEILVQSFDQFVTKKDYAQISLKTIGHNLNPGSWQFDNDPLQTNQFGHPYHGSYFFNSFRTNGYNFWASSAAAFTGSYIWETYAENQAPAPNDFINTGFGGTILGEMTYRLSNRIVNNESYGFKRQVNEVLGFIVDPMNGLSRILDGKWGKVSKNTTLRDSSKIIAEFNAGIRTIVLNNRGHSGLYGHVRLYYGDPYEHYQTPFSNILINAEVGQDDTTRINVVSVYGSLAGWEIKSTESVEHLAVLSANYDYIRNVAFFYSGQSIRINLLSEFDLSKKFVINTTLGVGPIILGAAPDKYITPNGRNYDYTMGVGVNGSAALNVAGKLFFNINYRGGWQATINGNPAHYFLHTVSGEFSYMVIKGFSLCAEPGYYALSGRYRDYPDVFRNYPYFKGSVKYSVNL from the coding sequence ATGAACTTATATAACCTGAAAAGAACTTTATTTGTAACGCTGCTGAGCTGCGTGGGCCTGCTGGCCCGGCCATATATCGCTCTATCCCAATTCAGCATAATTAACAGGAGCTTAAAAGATAGCACCAGGCCTCCCGTTCCGGATACTTTGCTGGTTAAAAAAAGATTTGGCCATGCCGCGCTCCAGTTTGGTATGGCAGAGATATTAGTGCAATCATTTGACCAGTTTGTTACTAAAAAAGATTATGCCCAGATCTCTTTAAAAACCATCGGCCACAATTTAAACCCTGGCAGCTGGCAGTTTGATAATGATCCGCTTCAAACCAACCAATTTGGCCACCCTTACCATGGCAGCTATTTTTTTAATTCGTTCCGGACAAACGGTTATAATTTCTGGGCATCATCTGCAGCAGCTTTTACGGGTAGTTATATTTGGGAAACATACGCAGAAAACCAGGCACCGGCGCCTAACGATTTCATCAACACCGGTTTTGGGGGTACTATTTTAGGGGAGATGACCTATCGCCTGTCTAACCGGATTGTGAACAACGAAAGTTATGGTTTTAAAAGGCAGGTAAATGAGGTACTGGGGTTTATAGTTGACCCAATGAACGGGCTTTCGCGGATATTGGATGGCAAATGGGGCAAGGTTTCAAAAAACACTACGCTCAGGGATTCCTCAAAAATAATAGCGGAATTCAATGCAGGGATAAGGACTATTGTATTGAATAACCGGGGGCATAGCGGCCTGTACGGCCATGTCAGGCTTTATTATGGCGATCCCTATGAACATTATCAAACCCCGTTCAGCAATATCCTGATCAATGCCGAAGTTGGGCAGGATGACACTACCAGGATCAATGTTGTAAGCGTTTATGGGTCATTGGCAGGCTGGGAGATCAAATCTACAGAATCGGTTGAGCACCTTGCCGTATTATCTGCCAATTACGATTATATCCGTAACGTAGCATTTTTTTATAGCGGGCAAAGCATACGGATCAACCTTTTATCGGAATTTGACCTGTCAAAAAAATTCGTCATCAACACCACCCTCGGCGTAGGGCCAATAATACTCGGGGCCGCACCCGATAAATACATTACCCCAAACGGCCGAAATTATGACTATACCATGGGTGTGGGGGTTAACGGCAGCGCGGCCCTGAATGTTGCGGGCAAACTATTTTTCAATATAAATTACAGGGGCGGCTGGCAGGCTACGATAAATGGCAATCCGGCCCATTATTTTCTGCATACCGTATCAGGCGAATTTAGCTATATGGTGATCAAAGGGTTTTCACTGTGTGCCGAGCCGGGCTATTACGCATTAAGCGGCAGGTACCGGGATTATCCGGATGTTTTTAGAAACTATCCTTATTTTAAAGGGTCCGTTAAATATTCGGTAAATTTATAA
- a CDS encoding REP-associated tyrosine transposase, translating to MQRNASTDELYFVTLTVVDWIDVFTRRYYNDFIIENLAWCQQKANLNIYAYVIMTNHIHMVANVTDGSLGDVLGRFKSYTSKELYKMIANNTQESRRDWMLKAFDRAGKFNPLNEKHQLWQNGNYPIVLYTPAVIEQKIDYTHENPVRAGFVGSAHEYWYSSANPESPLKIIW from the coding sequence ATGCAACGCAACGCCTCAACCGACGAACTTTATTTCGTTACCTTAACCGTAGTAGATTGGATAGACGTGTTTACCCGCCGCTATTACAACGATTTTATCATCGAAAACCTGGCCTGGTGCCAGCAAAAGGCAAACCTTAATATCTATGCCTATGTCATCATGACTAATCACATCCATATGGTAGCCAATGTTACCGATGGTTCATTAGGTGATGTTTTGGGGCGCTTTAAAAGCTACACTTCAAAAGAGCTTTATAAAATGATAGCCAACAACACGCAGGAAAGCCGGCGGGATTGGATGCTAAAAGCTTTTGACCGGGCTGGTAAATTCAACCCTTTAAATGAAAAACATCAGCTTTGGCAGAATGGCAATTACCCCATTGTGCTTTATACCCCCGCGGTTATCGAACAAAAAATCGATTACACGCATGAAAACCCGGTAAGGGCAGGCTTTGTGGGGTCGGCGCACGAGTATTGGTATAGCAGCGCAAACCCTGAAAGCCCATTGAAGATCATTTGGTAA
- a CDS encoding anti-sigma regulatory factor, with the protein MTKIAIPKQMILSLSKDTIQILKEQDVVFFKNRVKEVAVKIKMGLVNQTRLLTAASELVRNMMRYANGGTCIIEVVSSGRINGVRLTFSDRGPGIPDIAAAMRDGFSTGKSLGLGLPGTKRLVNEFDIKSKVGEGTVVTILKWANG; encoded by the coding sequence ATGACGAAGATCGCTATCCCGAAACAGATGATCTTATCGCTGAGTAAAGATACTATTCAGATACTCAAAGAGCAGGATGTTGTTTTTTTTAAGAACCGCGTTAAGGAGGTTGCCGTCAAAATTAAGATGGGTTTGGTAAATCAAACCCGTTTATTAACAGCCGCAAGCGAACTTGTTCGTAACATGATGCGCTATGCAAATGGTGGTACTTGTATCATTGAAGTCGTTTCGAGCGGGCGGATAAACGGGGTACGACTGACATTTTCCGACCGCGGCCCCGGTATTCCCGATATCGCTGCTGCCATGCGCGACGGGTTTTCGACCGGAAAAAGTTTAGGATTGGGTCTTCCGGGCACAAAAAGATTAGTCAACGAATTTGATATAAAAAGTAAAGTGGGAGAAGGTACAGTAGTGACTATATTAAAATGGGCCAATGGTTGA
- a CDS encoding ATP-binding protein has product MVDATHISFPASDRSYFSLIKKEIHRMATEGGINPARINELDLIVAEMTSNLFKYSDDGELLIGIFPNGGNPYVELISIDNGPGMVNPAKMMQDGISTSNTLGHGLGSMKRMSDNFELYSQIGWGTIVLSRVYSVPEKVKITNELIMRPIVVYKPGEKTSGDGFTYKITGKYIKMMLADGLGHGPEANKAINEAANAFKIFPEYSPTETIRFIHNAIKKTRGAVVNIVGYDLTRKVWTSAGVGNIAARMSGPVNFKNHMSYNGIVGYNIPNTMSDQDYPAEEFNQVMLCSDGIKTRIDMSRYPMMYKYDLTVLAAAIYKDHARRNDDMSVVIAKVK; this is encoded by the coding sequence ATGGTTGACGCAACACATATCAGCTTTCCGGCCAGTGACCGCAGTTATTTTTCGCTGATTAAAAAAGAGATTCACCGAATGGCAACTGAAGGTGGCATTAATCCTGCAAGGATCAATGAACTCGACCTGATCGTTGCAGAAATGACCTCGAACCTGTTTAAATACAGTGATGATGGCGAATTGCTGATCGGCATATTCCCTAATGGCGGTAACCCTTATGTCGAACTGATCAGTATTGATAACGGCCCGGGTATGGTCAATCCGGCAAAAATGATGCAGGACGGCATTTCAACCAGTAATACACTCGGGCACGGCCTGGGTAGTATGAAAAGGATGTCAGATAATTTTGAACTTTATTCGCAGATTGGCTGGGGTACTATAGTTTTAAGCCGTGTGTACAGCGTACCCGAAAAAGTTAAGATAACGAATGAATTGATCATGCGCCCGATTGTAGTGTACAAACCGGGTGAAAAAACCAGTGGTGATGGGTTTACTTATAAAATAACCGGAAAATACATAAAAATGATGCTGGCCGATGGCCTTGGTCATGGCCCGGAAGCTAATAAAGCCATAAATGAAGCGGCTAACGCTTTTAAAATTTTTCCCGAATACAGCCCAACCGAAACTATCCGTTTTATTCATAACGCTATAAAAAAAACAAGGGGGGCGGTAGTCAATATTGTAGGTTACGATCTTACGCGCAAAGTATGGACATCGGCAGGCGTAGGTAATATTGCTGCCCGTATGTCCGGCCCCGTTAATTTTAAAAACCATATGTCTTATAACGGCATAGTGGGGTACAATATTCCAAATACGATGAGCGATCAGGATTATCCGGCGGAGGAATTTAACCAGGTTATGTTATGTTCGGACGGCATCAAAACACGGATTGATATGTCCCGTTATCCGATGATGTATAAATATGATTTAACTGTTCTGGCAGCAGCTATATATAAAGACCACGCCCGGCGTAATGATGATATGTCTGTTGTAATTGCAAAAGTAAAATGA
- a CDS encoding STAS domain-containing protein — protein sequence MDKIPILRMGAFLLVTIQVDLYDRLALNLEADLVQMVNKTGAKGVLIDISAVSIVDSFMGRIIGNIASMSKILDAETVVVGMQPAVAITLIELGLPLKGVHTALDMERGMNLLKSIIEVTDDEDRYPETDDLIAE from the coding sequence ATGGATAAAATACCTATTCTAAGGATGGGTGCTTTCCTGCTGGTGACGATACAGGTCGATCTTTATGACCGTTTAGCGCTTAATCTGGAGGCTGATCTTGTGCAAATGGTTAATAAGACAGGCGCAAAAGGAGTTTTAATTGATATCTCTGCAGTCTCAATAGTAGATTCTTTCATGGGAAGGATCATCGGTAACATTGCCAGTATGTCAAAAATATTGGATGCCGAAACTGTGGTAGTAGGTATGCAGCCTGCGGTAGCTATTACTTTAATTGAGCTGGGTTTACCGTTGAAAGGCGTGCATACTGCCCTAGATATGGAAAGGGGCATGAACTTGCTTAAATCCATAATCGAGGTTACTGATGACGAAGATCGCTATCCCGAAACAGATGATCTTATCGCTGAGTAA
- a CDS encoding peroxiredoxin — protein MFKKYYCLSILIFSLSLLVTRSGFAQPAALSKGDAAPAFTTQASLAGTAFNFSLKDALAKGPVVVYFYPSAYTGGCDAEAHAFAELKDKFTAAGATIIGVSADDIQRLNKFSSDPNYCAGKFPVASDADGKIAASYGLTMSPGKLGFKDVLGQDLNHGFIPRTTFVIGKDGKIVAVFSSNTDHISPTDHVDKSLAIVKGL, from the coding sequence ATGTTCAAAAAATATTATTGCTTATCTATTTTAATTTTCAGCTTGTCACTCCTGGTAACCCGGTCTGGCTTTGCCCAACCGGCAGCGTTGTCAAAAGGGGATGCTGCGCCTGCATTTACAACCCAGGCCAGCCTGGCCGGCACGGCATTTAATTTTTCGCTAAAAGATGCCCTTGCCAAAGGGCCCGTTGTGGTATATTTCTATCCTTCTGCCTATACCGGCGGCTGTGATGCCGAAGCGCATGCTTTTGCCGAACTAAAAGATAAATTTACTGCTGCGGGAGCTACCATTATCGGTGTATCTGCCGACGATATTCAAAGGCTGAATAAATTTTCTTCCGACCCAAATTACTGTGCAGGCAAATTCCCCGTTGCTTCCGACGCTGACGGCAAAATTGCGGCAAGCTACGGCCTCACCATGTCGCCCGGCAAGCTCGGTTTTAAAGATGTGCTCGGCCAGGACCTTAATCATGGCTTTATCCCACGGACCACTTTCGTCATCGGTAAAGACGGTAAAATTGTCGCCGTGTTTTCGTCAAACACCGACCACATTTCACCTACCGACCATGTCGACAAGTCATTGGCTATTGTAAAAGGGCTGTGA